Below is a window of Cygnus atratus isolate AKBS03 ecotype Queensland, Australia chromosome 3, CAtr_DNAZoo_HiC_assembly, whole genome shotgun sequence DNA.
TTTAATTAATGAGCTGTAATTTGACTACACATCAGTCTCCTACACAGGCACGCGCTGCTCATTGTGTTGCCACCCCTGTCCTGCGACGTACCCTGTGTCCCCTGTAGCTGTGTACCCGGGCTGAAACGCGGCCGGGGGCTCACCAGCagtcccccccccagccctgacgTAACGTGAATGGTAAGGAACCGGGATGGTGAGTTAAGGGGTTGAGCCTGTACAACCCAcccctgtccctaagcaccacctcagcctctgctcttcagaaacaaCCAGGCAGAGCCATCCCAACTCGCACGCTTTTCACCGGGAGGTTTTTCCCAGCAGGCCCATCTGATTTCATTGTTGACAAAAAGCAGGCTGTAATAACAGCTTGCCATCAGCAGGTGAAGCCTCTCAAACGAATGTGTTATTCAGCCCCTGCCAGCTCATGCTAGAGCAAAAACacttctccccccctcccctgcaAGCTCTAAAAAGCTGTAATTACAGCATGCAAATAAGAGATTCACGAAGAAACCAAATGCAGCATCAATAAGCACGGTCGTTGTTCAGCTCGGGAGTCAGCCTAAAGCCCAGTAAGCCTTACCCAAAGTCTTTCCCCTTCTGTGTGTGACACAAAGGCCTCTCGCTGCAGCCAGGTTCTCAAGGATGCATCgatacacagaagaaaataccagTTTCCCCTCTCGTGTTTCCCCTCAGCCGAGATTCATCGCTGTGCATACAGGTATCTGTCACTCAGCTCATCCCTGAATGCCATTCACCTGCGCAGGACTCACCACCCGGAGGAGGAACTCGTTTGTTCTGCCAAGGAGTTCGCTGCTCTGCCGGCGAGCTAGCCTCTGATGGCTTTGTCTCTGCCCAAACCTGCAGACACAGCCCCGAGCACCTTTGCAGGATGTACTAGGAGCAACAAACCAACCACGtgacaaaaacaccaaaatccTGCTCTGAGATAACCTCAGCTCCGGAGGAGAGCACGGTCTCAGCGGGACACAAACAGAGGTCCAGAGCCAACCGAGAGCTGCACCTgtcctgtgccagcagctctgctgggtgtGGAAATGAGCGGGAACGATTTGCAGAGGCAGGACTAGTGTAAAAATATGACTGggtattattttattgctaatAAAATAGCATTCTGTTGAAAATTGCATATCAGCTACTgcaaattttagttttaatggGGGGGCTCTTTCCCTCATTTCCCTAATGGAGGTGGAAGGGGGAGCTGTCTCAAGACCATGACCAAACTTCAGTAAAACTCCGTACATCTGCCTTTGGGTCCTGTTTCCCCCTCGAGTCACAGAGCATTCTACAGAAGCCCTACGAGAACCCCAGAGGTGAACCCATCCCTCCAAAAGCAGCAAGGAGGCGAAGAAGGAGCAGGTCTTGCCACAACTATAATTATCCGGGCACTATACAAGGAGTTTGTGTTGTGTTGATGATGCCCAAAGTACAGCATCGTGGACCGAGTATGAATTCAcgagtaaaaataaaagcctgctGTTAAATCGTCTGCTGCTAAAGTATCTTCAAGTTATCTTTAGAAAGCTAGCCTAATGTCTTTGTTAgccacttgaaaataaataaataagtgctgAGACAGTAGTCTGCGAGCCTATTTAAAAAGCAACGATGGTGAATATGTGCCTGATCTGGGTTACGTATAGGCTTTCACAGCTGTCAGCTTCCTGGCACGAAGCAGCGCGGCTCAAACCCGACTCTTCCGCATGTAAGGTATGGATGGCAGGCTGCATCGCTGGCGGCTGTACAAGGCCCGTGGTCTGGAGGCTCACTTGTATCCATGTAGAGGCATTGCACGCGGTTAGCCCATCCTTCGCCACCCAGTTAAAAGCTAAAGCAGCGACGCATGAAGGAAGTGGTCTGGTTTTTAAACTGATTATAATCAAAGAAACACAATGGAAGCAGTATTTCTGCTTTGGCAAGAAAAGGCTTGTTTGTTTCAGTCCCTACCCGTCAGTCCTCGGTGACAACCTCTCCATCAGCAGCACAACCCGATAACAACGCTCATCACGGGGAATCCAGCTTGGCAGAGGGACAGTGACAGCAGGGCgcccaccaccaccaggagaTGTCCTGTTTCTAATGCCTACGTCTGAATGTATGTGATCAAACTACTTGCCTCCCTGTAAAGCTCTCTAGCACCCCAAACTAGGTTTGCTTCTCCCAAGAGTGCACTGtataaaaactagaaaaaaaaaaaaaaagtgaaacccACACTTCTACTGTCACAGCCATCCAACACCCTGCAGAGCTGAACCAAAGGTCAGCAGGGCCTCCAAGGAGGCATTGCACAGAGGGGCCGTCAGGCAGCAGTAAGCACAGGAACACCGGGACACCGGCACTCCTGGCTTCTAGAGCCTCTCAGGCAACCAAGACACCTGGTACAGCTTTCCTATTTGTGTCAGTGAGCACGCCTCAAGCTTTGTACTGTAAAATAACACATCATCGCCTTCATCCTGTGACCCACCAGCGACggcagcagcaacagcacagcaaTACTCACGATTTGTCTCTCCGGCACACTCGTCTCTGAGGGCTGGTGGCTTGCCTGCGGCGAGGGGACAACGACTTACCCCGTGACCTCTCTTTTGCTGGAGAATGGGCACTTGAGGGTTTCAGAATCTGCGAGAgatgggggagggaaggaagatgcGTTCAATGAAGGCAACGattcactaaagaaaaaaaaataaaaagggccTCTGACAGTAGGATGGATGGCACACAAAGAGCCCTCAGTCCCCTGGGGTTTACTCAGACCCTGCCCCAGGTTAAGAGGAGCTCAAAGCAGTTATCACGTGATAGCTGTGTGAAGGCCCCTTGCAAGAATTAGTTGGTGTCATCAACTCAGTTCCCAgctaagtattaaaaaataaaaaaaagacatccacagctttcttcagagctggcagcagcaagggTTATGAGAAGCTTGCCTTGTGCCTGAGCTGAAGGAGGCTCCCACAGCCCCATCGCCTTCTCCACCTTCCCTCTCTGCGAGCAGAGGCGCTCGTCTCCCAGGCTGCCGGTTGTGCATGACCCAGTGTTGCAGCTTAGCACACAGAGCTGGGCCCTCTACCAAAAGCACTAAATTCAGCCTGTGACACGTGGCTACACCATCACCATCGAGGGCAGCACGGCCACTCATGCTTAGCACGTTGGCACGAAGGGATCCCAGAGGCGGGGATGCTCGGCAGGCCACCTCCAGGAGCTCTTGGGGTCGGACATGTACAAGAGGTGGAGGCTGGGGGTCACCACACGCCTCTCACCCTGCTGAGCTACttggcagggcaggagaggtggCAGCAGGACACAGGGGCTGTTGCCACCAACAGCACTCGAAGCCAGGGTGAGCGGGGTGGCTGCCTCGACCCGCACCAAAAAGGTACACGGCTGCCACGCACGAGCCATCCCTCAGCAGGGCAGGGTACGGGAACCCAGAATAACTCTGAGGCCGTGCCACATACCTCTCGGAGAGAACCAGCCCCATACTTAGCAGCACACCTGCtcggctcctgctgccagcagaaggCTGGAAAGGCACCAAATCCCTGCTCGCCATGGCTGCGGCCAGCTCTTTCCCCATGCCAGAGGCACGGTCAGGGACACCCCTCATCCCAAAGGGCAGCCAAACCCCACAGCCCCATCTCCCCGCCTTTCCCTCTGGGCTCTTCAGTCCAACCAGCCGGTGGGGAAGCTCCGTCCCGCCGGGGGTTTGCTCCCCTCTTGCCTTTCGAGCCCCCCGGGGAGCATGACCAACCTCTGCAGGACTTCACAAAGCGCAGCCACCTCTGGGAGGCGGTGGCCCAGAGGCGAGGACCTACCTTCATTCTCATATCCCTGGCAAacttctccagctccttcctgaCTTCTGTGCGCGTCATTTTGGAGACGTTAAGGACCAGCTGTTTCCACTCAATGGGCTGAAAGCTGTGCGGCTCGTGCGGGACATACAATCCGATCTTTACTTTTTTGACCGAATGCAAGTACTTTTTATAGGAGTCTTCAAATTCAAAGATGAGGTCGCTCAGAGTTCGGTACGTCAGAGGTTTGTCCATCAGATCTGATCGTCTGCTCATGCCCAGCGAGCCGTACCGGCCATTGCAGTAAATCCCAAGCACCACGTGATGAAAATAGTTCCCTGAGAAGTGGGTTTTAAAGCTGATGGGGAATCGCTCCACCGAGGGCTGCCCGTTCGTCAGGTATCTGGCATGCGCCGAGTCAAGGCACCAACGGGGTTGAGAAGTGAGCACACGCAGTTACAACAGGGAGAGACCCCCAGCAGCAGTAACTGCAGGGACCCCCGCCTGCTTGCGAGCACAAATTTATACTCACTGCACCCCAGAAATAATTGATACTGCCCAAAGCCCGTTTTAGCACTTGGAGAACAGGACGCAATTGTTCAGTCAGGAAAGGACCTGACTCAACCATGcttggggggaagaaaaaacaaagcaacaacaacagtgTTCAGTTCAGCATGCTGGATCAGAGACCATCCTCCCAGATCCTTGGGAACTCCTTTATTTGACACCAATACCATACTCCTTTGTTCCCAAAAGGGAACATCCCTCCCCTTTATGTTGGAGCTTGTATGACTCAGGCTGTTTATTTATCCTCATTTTCACACATCCCTGCAGCCTTTAAGCAGTACAAAGAGCTCAGAATCCTCTCCGGGGTTGCAGTTCTGGCTTTCAGTCTACAGGCTGGCCCTCAGTCTGGCAACTCCGTGTACAAGACTGGCTTTTGCACTCGTGACATATTGCTgagatgaaggaaaggaaagctccCAGCTTGataattattttctccaaataaGCACAGATAAATGGCCAggaacaaacatttctgaaaagcaagattTGTCCCTGGATTGCCGGCTGGCCATTTCAAACGCACCACATGAAGTGGCCAGGGGCCAAGCCCTGTAACAGCAATGTGTGACCTCAGACAGGAGCTACGCGCTGGTCCAGGTGGTTTCCTCGGGATGCTGGCGAGGCGAAGAGGAGCGAGATTCCCTCATGTACGTGGGCATGCGTCAGCACCTACGCTGCGTGTGGCTCCCTGCTGCTAATCCCAAACAGCTGATACCCGCCCTGGCTCCAAGCACTGACACCCACCCCAAGGCCTCCCAGTCCCCAGGGACAGCAGGTGCCTTTCCCTCCCACAGCTGAGACCCCACCAACCCACACTGGGTTTAATGACAAAATACAGCTGCAGGGTAACGACCGCTGAGATGACATCGAGACAGCCTAAAGGGTGGAGGACTAGCATTGTTCCCCCCTGGAGCTGCCTGGTATGGAGATCTCCAGCACCCCCACCTCCCTTGTGCCCCAAAAGCTCTTTAACAGGAGTGAAACAAGAGCCACTGCACAGCTGAGACGTCCCTGGATGTTTCTGTCAGAACATCCACCCTTCTGCGACCGgccttcctccctgcctgcgTACCACGtctgcctggcagctgctgggaaacTGGAGAACCCAAAGACTCATTACCAACACCACCAAACATA
It encodes the following:
- the VASH2 gene encoding tubulinyl-Tyr carboxypeptidase 2 isoform X1: MWGHVERVHPDGSAVAAAIRSAARLARPSVPPVPNYKLSMSIPEWLQAIQTYMKMLQYNHTGTQFFEIRKSRPLSGLMETAREMTRESLPIKCLEAVILGIYLTNGQPSVERFPISFKTHFSGNYFHHVVLGIYCNGRYGSLGMSRRSDLMDKPLTYRTLSDLIFEFEDSYKKYLHSVKKVKIGLYVPHEPHSFQPIEWKQLVLNVSKMTRTEVRKELEKFARDMRMKILKPSSAHSPAKERSRGKSLSPRRRQATSPQRRVCRRDKSLYCHGTCVPPLLGACFLWNRREDRASTQRQ